One Cololabis saira isolate AMF1-May2022 chromosome 12, fColSai1.1, whole genome shotgun sequence DNA window includes the following coding sequences:
- the zmp:0000000926 gene encoding histone-lysine N-methyltransferase 2A translates to MNPSPDRSKECLPPKKRESRQGSTEHHVPLDEFKPPVPLRSRSSTGRGEGGREASDRDRVLSNPNLHPLHSPPVPAPATGLPVPIQWPLGYSQSVSLPLFPGQVSERRSSGSSPWREDALASTLPQHSRWLRGESPLSLPSSPSSSSSPSFKTPFPASSREMWSYINSGRRDYSSSLFSPSYLFSPPSLYPQDPNLIDLRPRYLSKRPNGLDGPGSRTASASRTLFTGDYGNDSNRSRLNASPHSSHANGGRRQQEDLLSRAHSGGVFLSDSQAQENPEPHSSLQDRHIREKASFTLISASSHPLGPDPKTGRGGLSDYLEPTQTEAQIYYSLGSVRQPSPQAHLYPISSTSGPHSYNLHREPGPRQHNLRNSPHLPLSLPNIHDRSQSVPERDQERDKVLQRERERKNDKDKQLQQDKDNERDSERERQSEKEKRRELSPSHLHTSSLVLHPSPPALLPHFTKGSLIELASGQLKRVEELRTEDFLWSADTSPEFHLSTCTVLLISSSSTQGFNNLQVHLTDRNTQELLKVLVEYPFFVQDRGWSSCSPQRTTQLYGLPCHQLTEGDVCLALTPTPTQTHRTHIRTSSRSQRTQLLSRPAAESSSSHREEMPPPPPPPPLPHQPPPPGPAPQSAPAAEPPFKEQQQQRPRKRRWSAPDTLPSTGTDENLLDLPRGSKLMKWQ, encoded by the exons ATGAATCCCAGCCCTGACCGCAGCAAAGAGTGCCTCCCTCCAAAGAAGAGGGAGTCTCGACAAGGATCCACAGAACACCACGTCCCTTTGGATGAATTTAAACCCCCCGTGCCGCTTCGGAGTCGGTCTAGCACTGgaagaggggagggagggagagaagcCAGTGACAGGGACAGAGTCCTCTCCAACCCAAACCTCCATCCTCTACATAGTCcacctgttcctgctccagcaacAGGCCTCCCAGTGCCCATTCAATGGCCTCTAGGCTACTCTCAGTCTGTTTCTCTACCCCTTTTCCCAGGGCAGGTCAGCGAAAGGAGGAGCTCAGGGTCTTCACCTTGGAGGGAAGATGCTCTTGCCTCAACCTTACCTCAACACTCCAGGTGGCTTAGAGGGGAGAGTCCCCTCTCATTGCCATCCTCAccatcttcttcctcttctcccTCCTTTAAGACTCCTTTCCCTGCCAGTTCTAGAGAGATGTGGTCCTATATAAACAGTGGCCGACGGGACTACAGCTCCTCACTGTTTTCTCCTTCCTATCTATTTAGCCCTCCCTCTCTTTACCCCCAAGACCCAAACTTAATTGATTTGAGACCCAGATACTTGAGCAAGAGGCCCAATGGCTTGGATGGGCCAGGCAGCAGGACTGCCTCAGCCTCTAGAACTTTGTTCACGGGAGATTATGGAAATGACAGCAACCGATCTAGGTTGAATGCAAGTCCGCACAGCTCCCATGCCAATGGTGGACGGAGACAGCAGGAGGATTTACTATCCCGTGCCCACTCTGGAGGAGTATTTTTGTCAGACTCACAAGCTCAGGAGAATCCCGAGCCTCATTCTTCACTGCAGGACAGACATATACGTGAAAAGGCCAGCTTCACTTTAATCTCCGCCAGTTCCCATCCCCTTGGACCAGATCCCAAGACTGGCAGAGGTGGGCTTTCAGACTATTTGGAGCCAACACAGACTGAGGCCCAAATCTACTATTCTTTGGGATCCGTGCGTCAACCAAGCCCTCAGGCCCACCTCTACCCAATCTCCAGCACCTCAGGACCACATTCATACAACCTGCATAGGGAGCCAGGCCCCAGGCAGCACAATCTGAGAAACTCACCACATTTACCCCTTAGTTTGCCTAATATCCATGATAGGTCACAAAGTGTCCCAGAAAGGGACCAAGAAAGAGACAAGGTTCTACAAAGGGAGAGAGAACGAAAGAACGACAAAGACAAGCAACTACAACAGGACAAAGACAATGAAAGAGACAGTGAGCGAGAGAGAcaaagtgaaaaagaaaaaagaagagaattaTCTCCTTCCCATCTTCACACCTCTTCATTGGTCCTTCATCCATCTCCCCCTGCACTCCTACCTCACTTCACCAAAGGGTCTCTGATTGAACTGGCCAGTGGGCAGTTGAAGCGGGTGGAGGAACTGCGGACTGAGGACTTCCTGTGGAGTGCAGATACATCCCCAGAGTTCCACCTCAGTACCTGCACTGTCCTGCTTATTTCCTCCAGCAGTACACAAGGCTTCAACAACCTGCAAGTCCACCTCACAGACCGAAACACTCAG GAGTTACTGAAGGTCTTGGTAGAGTACCCCTTCTTTGTGCAAGACCGGGGCTGGTCTTCTTGCTCTCCTCAGAGAACCACACAGCTGTATGGTCTGCCTTGCCACCAGCTCACAGAGGGTGATGTCTGCCTGGCCCTCACGCCCACACCCACCCAAACCCATCGGACCCACATCCGTACCAGCTCAAGATCCCAACGCACACAGCTCCTCTCCAGGCCTGCAGCAGAGTCCAGCAGCTCGCACAGAGAGGAGATGccaccgcctcctcctcctccccctcttcctcACCAACCGCCTCCTCCAGGGCCAGCTCCTCAGAGTGCGCCGGCAGCAGAGCCTCCTTTcaaagagcagcagcagcagcgtcctCGCAAACGTCGTTGGTCTGCTCCGGACACCCTTCCCTCAACCGGAACTGATGAAAACCTCTTGGATTTACCTCGCGGCTCCAAGCTAATGAAGTGGCAGTAG